A window of Corallococcus macrosporus DSM 14697 contains these coding sequences:
- the rpmG gene encoding 50S ribosomal protein L33, protein MPKGNRTIIHLVSSAGTGQEKLQLKKYDPRVRKHVLFVEGKP, encoded by the coding sequence ATGCCCAAGGGAAACCGCACCATCATCCACCTCGTGTCGTCCGCGGGGACCGGCCAGGAGAAGCTCCAGCTCAAGAAGTACGACCCTCGCGTGCGCAAGCACGTGCTGTTCGTGGAGGGCAAGCCGTGA